A stretch of DNA from Deltaproteobacteria bacterium:
AGTCCCGCGACGAGTCCGCCGCCGAGATGGCGAAGGTGCGCCGCACCCTGGGCCCCGGCAGCAACCCGCCGCCGGCGAGCTTCTTCGGCTCCGAGGTGGAGGGCCTCCCGACCGAGGAGATCCTCGTCAACGTCGGCCCCTCCCACCCGGTCACCCACGGCACCGTCCGCTTCCTGATCCGCTTCGACGGCGAGACCATCGCCGCCATCGATCCGGAGATCGGCTACCTCCACCGCGGCTTCGAGAAGCAGGTCGAGGCGGCCACCTGGACCCAGGCCTTCCCCTACACCGATCGCCTCAACTACGTCTCGCCGATGCTCAACAACGTGGGCTACGCGATGGCGGTCGAGAAGCTGATCGGCATCGAGGCGCCACCCCGGGCCCAGAACATCCGCACCTTCGTCGGTGAGATCCACCGCATCTGCGACCACCTCACCGCCATCGCCGCGATGGCCCTCGAGCTGGGCGCGATGACGGCCTTCCTCTACGCCGTCGAGATGCGCGATCACTGGTACGACCGGATCGCCGAGCTCACCGGCGCGCGGCTGATGGTCTCCTACTGCCGCGTCGGCGGCCTCGCCCGGGACATCCCCGACGATCAGTGGGTCCCCAAGGTCCGCGAGTGCCTGAAGCGCACCCTCGAGATCGTCCGCGAGCTCGACGCGCTGCTGACCCGCAACCGGATCTTCATCGACCGGACCCGCGACACCGGCATCATCAACGCCGAGGACGCCATCGACTGGGGCTTCACCGGCCCCTGCCTGCGGGCCACCGGCGTCGACTACGACGTCCGCAAGGACCACCCCTACCTCCTCTACGGCGAGCTCGACTGGGACGTGCCGGTGGGTGAGCGGGGCGACAACTACGACCGCTACCTCGTCCGGATGGAGGAGATGCGGCAGTCGGTGCGGATCGTCGAGCAGTGCCTCGACCGGCTCCCCGACGGGCCGATCATCATCGACGACTGGCGGTGGGCGAAGCCCGCCAAGACCGACGTCTACCACTCGATCCAGGGCACGATCGCCCACTTCGAGCTGGTCATGTACGGCATGCAGGTGCCCGCCGGTGAGGCCTACGGCTACACCGAGGGCGCGAACGGCGAGCTCGGCTTCTACGTCGTCAGCGACGGCGGCGGGAAGCCCTACAAGTGCAAGGTCCGCTCGCCCTGCCTGTCGCTGATGCAGGCGCTCCCGTCGATGGTGACGGGCTCGCTCATCGCCGACCTGGTTCCCACCTTCGACTCGATCAACATGATCGGTGGGGAGATCGACCGCTGATGGCTCCCGAGACACAGACAACCGAGAAGACCGACAACCGGATCACGATCACCCTCGACGGCGTCGAGATGAAGATCGAGCCCAAGAAGGGCCAGACGATCATGCAGCTCTGCGACGAGCTGGGGATCGAGATCCCGCGCTTCTGCTACCACGAGGAGCTCACCATCCCGGCGAACTGCCGGATGTGCCTCGTCGAGGTCGAGAAGGCGCCCAAGCTGCTGCCCGCCTGTCACACCACGCTGATGGACGGCCAGGTGATCAACACCCGCAACGCGCGGGTGAAGCGCTCGCAGGAGGCGGTGCTCGAGTTCATCCTCGTGAACCACCCCATCGACTGCCCGATCTGCGATCAGGCCGGCGAGTGCCCCCTGCAGGATCAGTACGCCCAGTACGACGCCCGGGCGGCGCGCATCGGCGATCCGGTCCTCAAGGTGAAGAAGCGCAAGCGGGTCGAGCTCGGGCCCCGGGTCACCCTCGACCAGGAGCGCTGCATCCTCTGCTCGCGCTGCGTGCGCTTCATGGACGAGGTGGCGAAGGAGCCGCAGCTGGCGATCTTCTGGCGCAACGACCACGCCTACCTCGAGACCTTCCCCGAGGAGCCCCTGACCTCGAACTACTCGCTGAACACCGTGCAGATCTGCCCGGTGGGCGCGCTGACCTCGAGCGACTTCCGCTTCCGGGATCGAGTCTGGAACCTCCAGACCTCCGCGGGCATCTGCGACGGCTGCGACCGGGGCTGCAACACCTGGGTCGACCAGAAGCAGTCGCGGGTCGAGCGCCTCCGGGCGCGGGACAACCTCGCGGTGAACCGCTACTGGATGTGCGACGAGGGCCGCACGACCTACAAGTTCGTGAACGAGGCCCGGATGCTGACCCCCCGCCACGAGCGCGGGCAGGTCGCGCCCGCCGGCTCCTCCCTCGAGCTCGTCGGCCGGCTGGCCGAGAAGGTCGAGAGCCTCAAGGGCAAGCGCGAGCTGGCCTTCCTGATCAGCCCCCGCGTCTCCACCGAGGACGCCCTGGCGACCGCCTGGGTGGCCAAGGAGCTCTTCGGCGCCAGCCGCCTCTACGTGGGCGGCCGCGAGCCCGGCGAGGCCGACAAGATCCTCCTGCGCGAGGACCGCAACCCGAACCGCCTGGGCGTGAAGCTGGCGGCCGAGGCCTTCGGCCTCGAGCTCAAGGGCTTCGGCGCCCTCCTCGAGGCGGTGGACGGCGGCGAGGTGACCCGCCTGCACGCGGTGGGCCTCGACGTACCGACCGACCCGCAGCTCGTCGCGGGCACCTTCTCGGGCCTCAACTGGTTCTCCTGCTCGGCGACCAACCTGGGGCCCTTGGTGGAGCAGGCCGACATCGCCCTGCCGGCGGCCACGATGGTCGAGACCGAGGGCACCTTCGTGAGCGCCTTCGGGCGCGCCCAGCGCTTCACCCGGGCCTTCGAGCCCCGCGGTGAGGCGGCCGCTCACTGGGAGTGGCTGCTGGAGCTCGCCCGCGCCCTGGGCGAGGAGCTGGACGCCGAGGATCCGGCCTCCCTCTGGGCCGAGCTCGGAGGCCGCTCGCCGGTCCTGGGCTCGGTGGAGTGGGGCGAGGTCCCGGCCGAGGGCGTGACCCTCGACGGTGTTGGAGTCAGTGAGGACGACAGCCAGACCGGCGGTCGGGGTGTGCGGCACGAGCGCGGCATCTCCCGGTGGCCCCGGTGAGTGAGACGACGATGAAGACGAACAACGACCGTACGGCGATGAGCGGCGCGCTGCGCGCCTTCTACATCACCCGGGCCCTGGTCCTGATGACGACCGTCTTCCTGGCCATCGGCGCGATCGTGCTGGTGGGCATCTTTGGCGTGACCAAGCTGCTGGCCGTGATCGCAGAGAAGATGGAGTGGGCCTGGCTCAACATCTCCGGCACCGAGTGGGTGGGCGTCCTGGCGCTGCTCGTCATCGGCCTGGTGGTGGTGATGGCCACCGCCGCCCTCCTCACCCTGGCCGAGCGGAAGTGGTCGGCGAAGATGCAGAACCGCATCGGGCCGAACCGGGCGCGCATCATCAAGGGCTCCGGCCCCTGGATGGGCCTGCCCCACGTCCTGGCCGACACGGTGAAGATGCTCACCAAGGAGGACTTCGTGCCTCCGGCGGGCAACGCCTTCCTCTTCAACCTCGGGCCCTTCATGGCCATGGCCCCGGCCTTCGCCCTGATCGCCGTCGTGCCCTTCGGGCCGGACCTCTCCGCCTTCGGCGTCGACGTCCGCTTCCAGGCGGCCCGCCTCGACTTCGGCATGCTCTGGGTCTTCGCCATCGCCTCCCTGGCGGTCTACGGCACGACCCTGGCCGGCTGGGCCTCGAACAACAAGTTCAGCCTCATGGGCGCCCTGCGCGCCTCGGCCCAGATGATCTCCTACGAGGTCACCCTGGGCCTGACCCTGGTCGGCGCCTTCCTCCTCTACGAGAGCCTGCAGCCGATGGGCATCGTGGCCTGGCAGGACGGCGTCCTCTACGGCCTGCCCAAGTGGGGCGTCATCTACCAGCCGGTCGCCTTCCTCTTCTTCATCGTGGCGGCCTTCGCCGAGATCAAGCGGGCGCCCTTCGACCTGCCCGAGGCCGACCCCGAGATCGTCGGCTACTTCATCGAGTACTCGGGCATGAAGTTCGGCATCTTCATGGTCTCCGAGTTCGTCGAGCTGGTGATCCTCTCGGGCATCATCGTGACCCTCTTCTTCGGCGGCTGGTCCATCCCCTGGCTCCCCTACGGCGAGCTGCAGGCCTGGCTCTCCGGCACGGCCGGCCTCGGTGACTGGGGCGCCCTGCTGGCGGCCTGGATCGCCCTGACGGTCTTCGCCGGCAAGATGATGTTCTTCGTCTGGCTGCAGATGCTGATCCGCTGGAGCTTCCCCCGCTTCCGCTACGATCAGCTCATGGACGTGGGCTGGAAGATGATCCTGCCCCTCTCCCTGGTGAACGTCGTCATCACCGCCGTCGCGGTCATCCTCGACCCCTCCCTGAAGTGGGCGCTGGGGATCGGCCTCGTCGAGTGCCTGGTCTTCGCGGGCTACTACCTCTCGGTGAAGGCCCCGGCCCGGACCGACCCCCTCCACGCCGAGACCGCGCACTCGCACGGTCACTGATCCAAGGAGCGACGCATGGCAACCAAGACCATCAAGCTTCCCGAGCAGCGCCCCATGGATGCCCTCGAGCGGACCTTCTTCAGCGAGGCAGTGAAGGGCCTGAAGGTCATCGGCGGCAAGTGGGTGACCAACATGCTCTACCCCCACGACCGGAACTTCGACGTCCTGGAGCGGAAGGGACCGAGCGAGGTCGTCACCTGGGAGTACCCGGACGAGGCGCCCCCCTATCCCAAGGGCTACCGCGGTCAGCACCGCTTGACCTACCGCGAGGACGGCCGGCCCCGCTGCGTGGCCTGCTTCATGTGCTCGACCCACTGCCCGGCCAACTGCATCACCATCGAGGCCGGTGAGCTCGAGGACGACCCCATCGAGAAGTACCCGGTGCGCTTCGAGATCGACGAGCTCAAGTGCATCGTCTGCGGTCTCTGCGTCGAGGCCTGCCCGAAGGACGCCATCCGGATGGACACCGGCCGGCACGCCACCCCGGTCCTCGACCGCAGCGCGGCGATCATGAGCCGCGATCAGCTCATGGCCGAGTCCAAGCCCTTCGGCTCGACCCTGCCGGTCGGCACCCCCTTCGACGTCTCCCGCGAGCACCTGCGCTACCTGCAGATGAAGGGCGAGAAGGAGCGGGGCGCCGAGAACGAGGAAGAGCGGATCGGGCCGGATCACAGGCGGTAGCCTTCGGCTACCGGCTGTGAGCTTCGAGCTGTGAGCTTCGAGCTTGGTCGTGCTCGCACGGCGCGCTCGAGGCGTCCGCGCCAGATGATGTGCCACGACCGGCCCGTGCGGCTGCGTGCCACCGAAGATCACAGATCATAGCTCGCAGCTCATGGCTCGCAGCCGGTGCCCCTCCACCGGCATCGACACGACCCCGCCCCGTCAGGCAATCTGCCGCGCGCATGCCTGCACTGGATTGGTCCATCGTCATCGCGTACCTGGTGATCGCCGTCGGCGTCGGAGCCTTCTTCGCCCGCAAGGCCTCGGAGAGCACCGCCAGCTTCTTCGCGGCCGGGCGGACCCTGCCCTGGTGGATCGCCGGCACCTCGATGGTGGCGACCACCTTCGCCGCCGACACCCCCCTGGCGGTGACCGGGATCGTGGCGGCCAAGGGCGTCGCCGGGAACTGGTTCTGGTGGAACCTGGCCATCGCCCACGTCTTCGCCGCGGTCTACCTCGCCCGTCTCTGGCGGCGCTCCGAGGTCCTCACCGACGCCGGCATCATCGAGTCGCGCTACTCGGGCAAGCCGGCGGCGACCCTGCGGGCCTTCAAGGCCTTCTTCTTCGCCGTGCCCATCAACTGCATCACCATGGGCTGGGTCATCCTGGCGATGCGGAAGATCCTCGGGGTCTTCGTCGACTGGGAGGCCATCCTCCCCGCCGGCTGGTTCGAGGCCGTGGTGGCCCTCTGGCCCGCGGGCAACCAGGTCGACCCGCAGACCGGCCTCTCGGTCCTCTTCGCCATGGTCCTGGCCGTGGGCTACTCGGTCCTCGGCGGCTTCCGGGGCGTCGTCATCACCGACCTCATCCAGTTCTCCCTGGCCATGATCGGCTCGGTCGCCGTGGCGGTGCTCGCGGTGCGCGAGGTCGGCGGCCTGGGCGAGCTGATGACGAAGCTCGAGGCCACCACCGGGGACGCGGCGGGCCTGACCGCCTGGGTGCCCGCCAGCGACAGCGAGTGGATGCCCCTGCACCTCTTCGGGGTCTACGTGCTCATCCTCTGGTGGGCCCAGAAGTACTCCGACGCCGGCGGCTACCTCATGCAGCGGATGGCCGCCTGCAAGGACGCCCGCCACGCCGCCGGGGCCACCCTCTGGTTCACGGCCTGCCACTACGTCGTGCGCACCTGGCCCTGGCTGCTCGCGGGCCTCGCCGCCCTGGTCCTCTACCCCGTGGCCGAGAACGCCGGCCTCGACCGCGAGACGACCTACCCGATGTTGATCCGCGACCTGCTCCCCACCGGCCTGCTCGGCATCGCCGTGGCCTCGCTGATCGCCGCCTTCATGTCGACGATCGACACCCACGTGAACTGGGGCGCCTCCTACCTCGTCACCGACCTCTACCAGCGCTTCCTCAAGAAGGACGCCTCCGAGCGGCACTACGTCGCCGCCTCGCGCTGGGCGGTGGTGATCATGGCGGTGATCGCCGCCATCTTCGCCCTGAACATGAACAGCATCGCCGACGCCTGGGTCTTCTTCGTGACCCTGGGCTCGGGGCTGGGCCTGGTGGCCCTGGCCCGCTGGCTCTGGTGGCGGGTGAGCGCCTGGAGCGAGCTCGCGGCCCTCGGCGCCACCCTCCTGGTGACCCTCGTCCTCTACCTGCCCGGCGTCCCCGAGCTCGGGGAGGCGGCCCGGGTGCTGGTCACCGTGAGCTTCTCCACCACGATCTGGGTGACGGTGACCTTCCTCACCCCGCCCACCGACGACGCGACCCTCGACGCTTTCTACCGGAAGGTGCGGCCCCTGGGCTTCTGGGGGCCGGTGCGGGCGCGCTGCCCGGACGTCGACCTCACCGAGCGCAAGTGGGACGTGGCCCTGGGCTGGGCCACCGGCGTGGCCTTCGTCTACCTGCTCCTCTTCGGCTTCGGCGAGCTCTTCCTGGGCTCGACTGGCCTCGGCCTGGTCCTCCTCGTCCTGGGCGTGGTCTGCGGCTGGCTGACCTACCGGGTCATCGTCGACGGGCGCCTGCCCTTCGGCCCCCGCGCGACCTCGCCGGCCTCCTCCGGCTGATCTAAAAGGTCGCCATGCGCCGGACTCTCCCGACCCTCGCGACCCTCCTCGTCCTCTCCCTGACCGCCGCCTGCGGCACCGGCGGCAACGACGACCCGGACGGCGGCGTGACGGACGGCGGTGGGGCGGCCATCGGCGAGGCCTGCCCGGGGGGAGATCCCCTGGCCTGCGCCGAACGGATCTGCCTCTCGGGCACCGAGGGCCAGACCTACTGCAGCGCCTACTGCGGCGTCAGCGACCAGGGCAGCTGCCCGGCCGACTTCCCCTGTCAGCGCTACCTCTTCGGCGATCCCGCCGGCCAGCCGGCCGACCTGCGGGACGTCTGTGCGCCGCCCTGCCAGAGTGACGGCCAGTGCCAGTCGGGGGTCTGCGAGCTCCCCGCGGGCCTCTGCACCTCGCCCGCGCGGGGCCTGCAGGCGGCCCGGGAGCCCTGCGGCGGCTCGGCCGGGGTCTGCCTCGAGAACCATGTCTGCCAGCAGGTGCAGGGGCAGCTGGTCTGCCTGCCGACCTGCGACCCCACCGTCAGCCCCTTCTGCGGGGACGGAGCCTTCTGCTGGGCCGCCAATGTGCCCCGGGGAGGGCGCTGCTGGCCGGGGGGGACCTCCGAGGATGGGGATCCCTGCACCGATCACCTCGACTGCGCGAAGGGGATGCTCTGCATCCTGCAGAATGGGGAGAGTACCTGCAGGATCGGGTGTGTGCCGGGGGGGACTCCCTCCTGTGCGGGGGGCGCGGCGTGTCTGCCTCTCGAGGGGCGGAGCTACGGGTTCTGTCAGGGCTAGGCCGGCCGGTAGGCCGACCCCGTACACGTCCACGTCCACGTACACGTACACGGCCTTTCCGAGGGGCGATGGCTCTCAGCCTCGAGGTTTACCGGAGAACCCGTGGACGTGGACGTGTACGTGTACGGCTCTCGATCCGGGGCTCTAGGGCGTCGACTTGAACACCCGCGCGCTAACCCTCTCCGCCCGGATACTCGAATCCCCACAGAACCCCTCATCCACCAGGCCAACGTTCGACCGCAGCACTACCAGCTCGCTCTTGCAGCTTCCGCTCCCCGAGAGCGCCGGCAGGGCCAGGGTCCCGGCGGGCAGCACGAAGCCGTCGTCCCGCCGGCCGAGCTCGAGGTCGCCGCGGAAGTCGGGCGCCTGATCCTCGCTGGAGCAGGCCTCGGCGCCCCGGACCTCCCAGGCCGCCCGGTCGGCGCCCAGGCTGCCCTCGTCCTCGCCCCGCAGCGGTGACCAGCGCACCGCGAGGTCCTCGGTGCCCCGGGAGACGGGCTCCCGGCGGGCGGGGGAGGTGATGCGCACCTTCGCCGGCATCATCACCGTGGCGCCCGGCCGGGCGCGGGAGCCGGGGGTCCGCAGCAGCACCATCGAGACCTCTCCGCTCTCGGTGCCCCGGGGGAAGATGCCCTCGTAGGTCCCGCCCAGGGAGAAGATCGGCGGCGAGAGCTCGATCGTCTCGCCGTCCAGGCTCGCCTCCAGGCGGTCCGTGCCCGCCAGGGTGATGCGCTCCCAGGAGACGCCGCAGTGGTTCAGGGTGACCGAGACCCGCACCCGCCCGCCCCGGGTCTCGTCCACCGTGGCCTGCAGGTCGAAGGCCTCCAGGGAGAGGCCGGAGGAGGGGACCGTGGTGAAGCAGGCCGTGGCCGTCAGGAGGGCGAGGAGGGGAGCGAGGAGCGCCGGTCGCATCGCCAGGGATGGAGCAAGGGGGGTGCCATCACGAGGCCCGGGTATTCAAGGGGTTACGTACCCGGGGACCGGGAAATCATGTTCTCACCCTGACACCCCTGTCACGCTTCCGCGCACGCGCACGCGTGCGCGTTGGTGGAACCTCGCTAGCCGAGGATCTTCAGGTGGAACGACTTCGGCCGCGTCACCGCCTCATACCCCAACGAGCTCAGCGTGCACCCCCGCCCCGAGTCCTTCACCCCGGTCCACGCCAGCGCCGGATCCAGATAGTCGCAGCGGTTCAGGAAGAGGGTCCCCGTCTCGACCCGGTCGCCGAGCGCCACCGCCGCCTCGAGATCCCGCGAGAAGATCGCCGCCGTCAGCCCGAAGTCGCTGTCGTTCATCAGGGCCAGCGCCTCCTCGTCCGAGGCCACCTTCATCACCCCGAGCACCGGCCCGAAGGTCTCCTCCTTCATCACCGCCATCTCGTGGGTGACGTCCACCAGCAGCTCGGGGGCCAGGTAGGGCCCGAAGGGGGTGG
This window harbors:
- a CDS encoding NADH-quinone oxidoreductase subunit D; protein product: MGAPDKIKSRDESAAEMAKVRRTLGPGSNPPPASFFGSEVEGLPTEEILVNVGPSHPVTHGTVRFLIRFDGETIAAIDPEIGYLHRGFEKQVEAATWTQAFPYTDRLNYVSPMLNNVGYAMAVEKLIGIEAPPRAQNIRTFVGEIHRICDHLTAIAAMALELGAMTAFLYAVEMRDHWYDRIAELTGARLMVSYCRVGGLARDIPDDQWVPKVRECLKRTLEIVRELDALLTRNRIFIDRTRDTGIINAEDAIDWGFTGPCLRATGVDYDVRKDHPYLLYGELDWDVPVGERGDNYDRYLVRMEEMRQSVRIVEQCLDRLPDGPIIIDDWRWAKPAKTDVYHSIQGTIAHFELVMYGMQVPAGEAYGYTEGANGELGFYVVSDGGGKPYKCKVRSPCLSLMQALPSMVTGSLIADLVPTFDSINMIGGEIDR
- a CDS encoding 2Fe-2S iron-sulfur cluster-binding protein, whose translation is MAPETQTTEKTDNRITITLDGVEMKIEPKKGQTIMQLCDELGIEIPRFCYHEELTIPANCRMCLVEVEKAPKLLPACHTTLMDGQVINTRNARVKRSQEAVLEFILVNHPIDCPICDQAGECPLQDQYAQYDARAARIGDPVLKVKKRKRVELGPRVTLDQERCILCSRCVRFMDEVAKEPQLAIFWRNDHAYLETFPEEPLTSNYSLNTVQICPVGALTSSDFRFRDRVWNLQTSAGICDGCDRGCNTWVDQKQSRVERLRARDNLAVNRYWMCDEGRTTYKFVNEARMLTPRHERGQVAPAGSSLELVGRLAEKVESLKGKRELAFLISPRVSTEDALATAWVAKELFGASRLYVGGREPGEADKILLREDRNPNRLGVKLAAEAFGLELKGFGALLEAVDGGEVTRLHAVGLDVPTDPQLVAGTFSGLNWFSCSATNLGPLVEQADIALPAATMVETEGTFVSAFGRAQRFTRAFEPRGEAAAHWEWLLELARALGEELDAEDPASLWAELGGRSPVLGSVEWGEVPAEGVTLDGVGVSEDDSQTGGRGVRHERGISRWPR
- a CDS encoding NADH-quinone oxidoreductase subunit H translates to MKTNNDRTAMSGALRAFYITRALVLMTTVFLAIGAIVLVGIFGVTKLLAVIAEKMEWAWLNISGTEWVGVLALLVIGLVVVMATAALLTLAERKWSAKMQNRIGPNRARIIKGSGPWMGLPHVLADTVKMLTKEDFVPPAGNAFLFNLGPFMAMAPAFALIAVVPFGPDLSAFGVDVRFQAARLDFGMLWVFAIASLAVYGTTLAGWASNNKFSLMGALRASAQMISYEVTLGLTLVGAFLLYESLQPMGIVAWQDGVLYGLPKWGVIYQPVAFLFFIVAAFAEIKRAPFDLPEADPEIVGYFIEYSGMKFGIFMVSEFVELVILSGIIVTLFFGGWSIPWLPYGELQAWLSGTAGLGDWGALLAAWIALTVFAGKMMFFVWLQMLIRWSFPRFRYDQLMDVGWKMILPLSLVNVVITAVAVILDPSLKWALGIGLVECLVFAGYYLSVKAPARTDPLHAETAHSHGH
- a CDS encoding 4Fe-4S dicluster domain-containing protein, which translates into the protein MATKTIKLPEQRPMDALERTFFSEAVKGLKVIGGKWVTNMLYPHDRNFDVLERKGPSEVVTWEYPDEAPPYPKGYRGQHRLTYREDGRPRCVACFMCSTHCPANCITIEAGELEDDPIEKYPVRFEIDELKCIVCGLCVEACPKDAIRMDTGRHATPVLDRSAAIMSRDQLMAESKPFGSTLPVGTPFDVSREHLRYLQMKGEKERGAENEEERIGPDHRR
- a CDS encoding Na+:solute symporter, giving the protein MPALDWSIVIAYLVIAVGVGAFFARKASESTASFFAAGRTLPWWIAGTSMVATTFAADTPLAVTGIVAAKGVAGNWFWWNLAIAHVFAAVYLARLWRRSEVLTDAGIIESRYSGKPAATLRAFKAFFFAVPINCITMGWVILAMRKILGVFVDWEAILPAGWFEAVVALWPAGNQVDPQTGLSVLFAMVLAVGYSVLGGFRGVVITDLIQFSLAMIGSVAVAVLAVREVGGLGELMTKLEATTGDAAGLTAWVPASDSEWMPLHLFGVYVLILWWAQKYSDAGGYLMQRMAACKDARHAAGATLWFTACHYVVRTWPWLLAGLAALVLYPVAENAGLDRETTYPMLIRDLLPTGLLGIAVASLIAAFMSTIDTHVNWGASYLVTDLYQRFLKKDASERHYVAASRWAVVIMAVIAAIFALNMNSIADAWVFFVTLGSGLGLVALARWLWWRVSAWSELAALGATLLVTLVLYLPGVPELGEAARVLVTVSFSTTIWVTVTFLTPPTDDATLDAFYRKVRPLGFWGPVRARCPDVDLTERKWDVALGWATGVAFVYLLLFGFGELFLGSTGLGLVLLVLGVVCGWLTYRVIVDGRLPFGPRATSPASSG